In Pseudomonas fluorescens NCIMB 11764, a single window of DNA contains:
- a CDS encoding C13 family peptidase: MRSLALIALTLMLTACGDGESLLPPDARLPDGGRYRGDLVNGLLQGQGRVDYPNGSWYAGSFDKGQWHGPGEWHGSNGEVYRGNFNLGLFDGQGTLTTSGSSYTGGFKAGRREGEGTLKENGMTYRGEFKADQYSGLGRLELDDGSSYQGQFAHGKPNGEGQRGDASGNQFTGHFKDGQLEGNGTFNSAEGDIYVGGFKNNQLHGKGRYENADGDVWLGQFKEGSLNGKGELIGADGSHYIGQFSDWRFTGQGRLNLPDGSFYIGQFDGDSYQGHGTLVLTDGTVQSGTWVNGQRVRDADGKLLPDSLELGLLAQGRLLEDALANVPASTPAIELYTLTLGGDGKQSVFLRESDYVSNMLTSRFGAFGQIRLVNHRDHLVDRPMATRENLRRAALTLAERSGPEDLIFIYLTSHGTSEHELVLDQPRMELSDLPADELAAVLAPLKNRDKIIVISSCYSGGFIPALKDERTLIMAAARADRVSFGCTEEANFTYFGDALFAQALNQTDDLEQAFKLARATVAERELADSFEASEPQIWAPKTVLSHWQLLRKQQARKALQSVSISNKDAKSN; the protein is encoded by the coding sequence ATGCGCTCACTTGCACTCATTGCCTTGACCCTGATGCTCACCGCTTGCGGCGACGGCGAATCGCTGTTGCCGCCCGATGCGCGCCTGCCGGATGGCGGACGCTATCGCGGCGACCTGGTCAACGGATTGCTGCAAGGCCAGGGTCGCGTCGACTACCCGAACGGCAGCTGGTACGCCGGCAGTTTCGACAAGGGTCAATGGCATGGCCCGGGCGAATGGCACGGCAGCAACGGCGAAGTGTATCGCGGTAATTTCAACCTCGGGCTGTTCGACGGCCAGGGCACCCTGACCACCAGCGGCAGCAGCTACACCGGCGGTTTCAAGGCGGGTCGGCGCGAAGGCGAAGGCACCCTCAAAGAAAACGGCATGACCTACCGCGGCGAGTTCAAGGCCGATCAATATTCAGGGCTCGGCCGTCTGGAGCTCGATGACGGCAGCTCGTATCAAGGCCAGTTCGCCCATGGCAAGCCCAACGGCGAAGGCCAGCGCGGTGACGCCAGCGGCAATCAGTTCACCGGACATTTCAAGGACGGTCAGCTGGAAGGCAACGGGACTTTCAACAGCGCCGAAGGCGACATCTACGTCGGCGGCTTCAAGAACAACCAACTGCACGGCAAGGGCCGCTACGAGAATGCCGACGGCGATGTCTGGCTGGGCCAATTCAAGGAAGGTTCGCTGAACGGCAAGGGCGAGTTGATCGGTGCCGACGGTAGCCACTACATCGGCCAGTTCAGCGACTGGCGCTTCACTGGCCAGGGCCGGCTGAACCTGCCCGACGGCAGTTTCTACATCGGTCAGTTCGACGGCGACAGTTATCAAGGTCATGGCACGCTGGTGTTGACCGATGGCACCGTACAGAGCGGCACCTGGGTCAATGGCCAGCGAGTGCGCGATGCCGATGGCAAGCTGCTGCCCGACAGCCTCGAGCTTGGCCTGCTGGCTCAGGGGCGCTTGCTCGAAGATGCGCTGGCCAATGTGCCGGCCTCGACCCCGGCGATCGAGTTGTACACCCTGACGCTGGGCGGTGACGGCAAGCAGAGCGTGTTCCTGCGCGAATCCGATTATGTCAGCAATATGCTGACCAGCCGCTTCGGTGCGTTTGGCCAGATTCGCCTGGTGAACCACCGCGACCATCTCGTCGATCGGCCGATGGCCACCCGGGAAAACCTGCGCCGCGCCGCGCTGACGCTGGCCGAACGCAGCGGTCCGGAAGACTTGATCTTCATCTACCTGACCAGCCACGGCACCAGCGAACACGAACTCGTACTCGATCAGCCGCGCATGGAACTGTCCGACCTGCCGGCGGACGAACTCGCTGCCGTGCTCGCACCGCTGAAAAACCGCGACAAGATCATTGTGATTTCGTCTTGCTACTCCGGTGGTTTCATCCCCGCCCTCAAGGACGAACGCACGCTGATCATGGCGGCCGCGCGGGCCGACCGTGTGTCCTTCGGTTGCACGGAAGAAGCCAACTTCACTTACTTCGGCGATGCGCTGTTCGCCCAGGCCCTGAATCAGACCGACGACCTGGAACAAGCCTTCAAGCTGGCCAGGGCCACCGTGGCCGAGCGGGAACTGGCGGACAGCTTCGAAGCCTCTGAACCGCAGATCTGGGCACCGAAAACCGTACTCTCCCACTGGCAGCTGTTACGCAAACAGCAGGCACGAAAAGCGCTACAAAGTGTCTCTATCAGCAACAAGGATGCAAAGAGCAACTAA
- a CDS encoding LrgB family protein — MILDWQGAWTSVIHHPLFGIGITLGAYQLVLAAFEKTRWIFLQPVLVSMLLVIGVLVGCGLTYAEYRKSTEILSILLGPATVALAVPLYLNLRRIRQLFWPIFTTLVIGGVVATGMGVLLGWSFGAEHMILMTMAPKSVTSPIAMLVAEQIGGVAALAAVFVLITGVIGAIFGPSLLNRLGVHSPEARGMALGMTAHAVGTAVAMQESEECGAFAALAMSLMGVATAVFLPLAVSMVV, encoded by the coding sequence ATGATCCTGGACTGGCAAGGCGCCTGGACGTCGGTGATTCATCATCCGTTGTTCGGCATCGGCATTACCCTCGGCGCTTATCAACTGGTGTTGGCGGCGTTCGAGAAAACCCGCTGGATCTTTCTGCAGCCCGTGCTGGTCTCCATGTTGCTGGTGATTGGCGTTTTGGTGGGCTGCGGCCTGACGTACGCCGAGTACCGCAAGAGCACCGAGATCCTCAGCATTTTGCTCGGCCCCGCCACCGTCGCGCTGGCTGTACCGCTTTACCTCAATCTGCGGCGGATCCGGCAGTTGTTCTGGCCGATATTTACTACGCTGGTGATAGGCGGTGTCGTCGCCACCGGCATGGGCGTGTTGCTGGGCTGGTCGTTCGGTGCCGAACACATGATCCTGATGACCATGGCGCCGAAGTCGGTGACCTCGCCGATCGCCATGCTGGTGGCCGAGCAGATTGGCGGCGTCGCGGCGCTGGCGGCGGTGTTTGTGTTGATCACCGGCGTGATCGGGGCGATCTTTGGGCCGAGCCTGCTGAATCGGCTCGGCGTCCACAGCCCCGAGGCGCGCGGCATGGCGCTGGGCATGACTGCCCATGCGGTCGGCACCGCGGTGGCCATGCAGGAAAGTGAAGAATGCGGCGCCTTCGCGGCGCTGGCAATGAGTCTGATGGGCGTGGCCACGGCGGTGTTCCTGCCGTTGGCAGTGTCGATGGTGGTGTAA
- a CDS encoding MaoC family dehydratase, which produces MPYVPVAELKDYVGKELGRSEWLTIDQERINLFAEATGDYQFIHVDPVKAAQTPFGSTIAHGFLSLSLIPKLMEDILILPEGLKMVVNYGLDSVRFIQPVKVNSKVRLKVDLTEVTEKKPGQWLLKATATLEIEGSEKPAYIAEPLSLCFV; this is translated from the coding sequence ATGCCCTATGTTCCCGTTGCAGAGCTCAAAGATTATGTCGGCAAGGAACTTGGACGTTCCGAATGGCTCACCATCGATCAGGAGCGCATCAACCTGTTCGCCGAAGCCACAGGGGACTATCAGTTCATCCATGTCGACCCGGTCAAAGCCGCGCAAACGCCATTTGGCAGCACCATTGCACACGGTTTCCTGTCGCTATCGCTGATCCCCAAACTGATGGAAGACATCCTCATCCTGCCCGAAGGCTTGAAGATGGTGGTCAATTACGGCCTGGACAGCGTGCGGTTCATTCAGCCGGTCAAGGTCAACTCGAAAGTGCGGCTCAAGGTCGACCTGACCGAAGTCACCGAGAAGAAACCCGGCCAATGGCTGCTCAAAGCCACCGCCACGCTCGAGATCGAAGGTTCGGAAAAACCGGCCTACATCGCCGAGCCATTGTCACTCTGCTTCGTGTAA
- a CDS encoding CidA/LrgA family protein encodes MLLRGLTWLVLFQLLGTAINHLLLPVLPGPIIGLLLLLVYLICRGQVGEPLNLAASSLLRYLPLLLVPPAVGVMVYAKDIAADFWAIVGALVLSLLLSMAFAGVLMQRMVKRHAHREDSQ; translated from the coding sequence ATGTTGTTACGTGGCCTGACCTGGCTGGTGTTGTTCCAATTGCTGGGCACAGCCATCAACCATTTGTTATTGCCGGTGCTGCCGGGGCCGATTATCGGCCTGCTGCTTCTGCTGGTGTACCTGATCTGTCGTGGGCAGGTGGGCGAACCGCTCAACCTGGCCGCGAGCAGCCTGCTGCGTTACCTGCCGTTGCTGCTGGTGCCACCGGCTGTGGGCGTGATGGTGTACGCCAAGGACATTGCCGCGGACTTCTGGGCCATTGTCGGTGCGCTGGTGTTGTCGCTGCTGTTGTCCATGGCCTTCGCCGGTGTGCTGATGCAGCGCATGGTCAAGCGTCACGCGCACCGCGAGGACTCGCAATGA
- a CDS encoding oxidoreductase, whose protein sequence is MYLTPQHVLLAGATGLTGEHLLDRLLNEPTITRVLAPSRRPLAKHPHLENPVGDPAEFLPQLNGRVDIAYCCLGTTIKQAGSEEAFRAVDLDMVVAFAKRAREMGARHLIVISALGADRRSSIFYNRVKGEMEYALRAQNWPQLTICRPSVLLGDRIEPRPAELFAGPLSRLIPGKYHGIEACQLARAMWRLALEEQDGVRIVESDELRKLGK, encoded by the coding sequence ATGTACTTGACGCCTCAGCATGTATTGCTTGCCGGAGCTACCGGCCTGACCGGTGAACACTTGCTTGATCGCCTGCTCAACGAGCCTACGATCACGCGCGTATTGGCCCCCTCGCGCCGGCCGTTGGCCAAGCACCCCCACCTGGAAAACCCGGTCGGCGACCCGGCGGAATTCCTGCCGCAACTGAACGGACGCGTCGACATCGCCTACTGCTGTCTTGGCACCACGATCAAACAGGCTGGCTCGGAAGAGGCGTTTCGCGCGGTCGATCTCGATATGGTGGTGGCTTTCGCCAAACGGGCGCGGGAAATGGGCGCGCGGCACTTGATCGTGATCAGCGCCCTGGGGGCCGATCGCAGATCCTCGATTTTCTACAACCGGGTTAAGGGCGAGATGGAATACGCATTGCGCGCGCAAAACTGGCCGCAACTGACCATTTGCCGACCTTCGGTGTTGCTGGGCGATCGTATCGAGCCACGGCCGGCCGAGCTGTTCGCCGGTCCGTTGTCCCGCCTGATCCCGGGCAAATACCACGGCATCGAAGCCTGCCAACTGGCTCGCGCGATGTGGCGGCTGGCACTGGAGGAGCAGGATGGGGTGCGGATTGTCGAGTCGGATGAGTTGCGCAAGCTCGGCAAGTAA
- a CDS encoding YceK/YidQ family lipoprotein yields MNKLLMVVLALQLAGCATVRTLDAAKPGAPVVYAGTRLDLYAMNGGCCAMDRFGAEAPSYPGIDLPASALLDTLLLPLSVLTVIGVSFQATGGL; encoded by the coding sequence TGAATAAGCTGCTGATGGTTGTGCTGGCGCTGCAACTGGCGGGCTGTGCCACGGTGCGCACGCTGGATGCTGCCAAGCCGGGGGCTCCGGTGGTGTATGCGGGAACGCGACTGGATTTGTACGCCATGAATGGCGGTTGCTGCGCGATGGATCGTTTTGGGGCAGAAGCACCGAGCTATCCTGGTATTGATCTGCCGGCCAGTGCTTTGCTGGATACGTTGCTGTTGCCGTTGTCGGTGTTGACGGTGATCGGCGTGAGTTTTCAGGCGACCGGCGGGTTGTAG